A stretch of Caenorhabditis elegans chromosome IV DNA encodes these proteins:
- the perm-3 gene encoding ER membrane protein complex subunit 4 (Confirmed by transcript evidence), whose protein sequence is MGPAKSLPMNMFMMYMAGGGVSIFPIMMVGMMVFRPLKALFAVNSTFKPLESPATGSMFIHKLIFCLGNLGAIGLAIYKVHTMGLLPNTPSDWLEFIPQPGRAQYSIIDEVFI, encoded by the exons ATGGGACCAGCTAAATCTCTGCCGATGAACATGTTCATGATGTATATGGCCGGAGGCGGTGTGTCGATTTTCCCAATTATGATGGTCGGAATGATGGTGTTTAGGCCGCTGAAAGCATTATTCGCAGTCAATTCCACATTCAAACCGCTTGAG agcCCTGCAACTGGATCAATGTTTATTCACAAGCTCATCTTCTGCCTTGGAAACCTCGGAGCAATCGGTCTTGCCATCTATAAAGTACATACAATGGGTCTTCTACCGAATACTCCATCAGATTGGCTCGAATTCATTCCTCAACCGGGTCGTGCTCAGTATTCAATAATCGACGAAGTATTCATCTGA
- the ZK616.3 gene encoding CHCH domain-containing protein (Confirmed by transcript evidence), producing the protein MKSDDTRDPSEKCPNQFVNWAACMQNMSDERREQMRKAMTVDTEELKINPK; encoded by the exons ATGAAAAGCGACGACACGAGAGATCCATCGGAAAAATGTCCAAATCAATTTGTAAATTGGGCCGCCTGTATGCAGAATATGAGTG atgaacgACGAGAACAAATGCGGAAGGCGATGACTGTGGATAcggaagaattgaaaattaatccgaaataa
- the swsn-6 gene encoding Actin-related protein 4 (Confirmed by transcript evidence) has protein sequence MSGAVYGGDEVSGLVFDAGSQSFRVGFAGEEYPKGDIPSYIAVQEALPDDTIEKQEAMEEGDNSKVQTKREKNFFIGTTKIIVPRARTNMESFMKEGLIEDWELFEKIVEHSYENILYSNPSEHPVLFSESSWNDRARREKLTEIMFEKFQVPAYYLSKNVVLSCFAQGRTHGLMVDSGATQTSVVPVFDGYAVTHAVVKCPIGGDLITEQLAQMLDQQKIDVIPTYRIGGKEEVNEGEAPKWTPRKNLPQVTKSYDAFMKKMLLEDMAATMLQLCDTSIDMDYVDKLPSTPYAFPNGYTKEFGAERIKLPECLFDLGYLKAEGKKDGLMTVAQMAAASANLADIDIRPTLFSNVTVTGGNSLILGFTERLNYALATKCPPTIKLRVFAAPTQAERKYGAWIGGSILGSLGTFQQMWVSKAEYDESGKSIVEKKCP, from the exons ATGAGTGGAGCAGTTTATGGAGGAG ACGAGGTTAGCGGCTTGGTTTTCGATGCCGGATCTCAATCATTCCGCGTGGGATTTGCTGGAGAAGAATACCCAAAG ggAGATATTCCATCATACATTGCCGTTCAAGAAGCACTTCCTGATGATACTATTGAGAAACAAGAGGCTATGGAAGAA gGTGATAACTCGAAAGTGCAAACAAAACGCGAGAAGAATTTTTTCATCGGAACGACCAAAATCATTGTGCCACGCGCCAGAACTAACATGGAAAGTTTTATGAAAGAAGGATTAA TCGAAGATTGGGAGTTGTTCGAAAAGATTGTGGAACATTCGTATGAGAATATCCTCTACTCCAATCCATCTGAACATCCggttttgttttctgaaagctcG TGGAATGACCGTGCTCGTCGGGAGAAGCTGACTGAGATCatgttcgaaaaattccaagtcCCTGCGTACTACCTCTCCAAGAATGTTGTTCTTTCCTGTTTCGCACAAGGAAGAACGCACGGATTGATGGTTGATTCTGGAGCAACTCAAACTTCAGTTGTTCCTGTTTTCGATGGCTACGCAGTGACTCACGCGGTGGTAAAATGTCCAATCGGCGGCGATCTCATCACAGAACAACTGGCTCAAATGCTCGATCAACAGAAGATTGATGTTATTCCGACTTATAGAATCGgtggaaaagaagaagttaACGAAGGAGAAGCTCCAAAATGGACTCCAAGGAAAAATCTACCACAGGTCACGAAAAGTTACGATGCATTTATGAAAAAGATGCTTTTGGAGGATATGGCAGCCACTATGCTCCAACTCTGTGATACAAGTATTGATATGGACTACGTCGACAAACTTCCATCGACACCTTATGCTTTCCCTAATGGATACACAAAAGAGTTCGGAGCCGAAAGAATCAAGCTTCCAGAGTGTTTATTCGATCTTGGATACCTTAAAGCTGAGGGAAAGAAGGATGGATTGATGACAGTGGCTCAAATGGCAGCAGCTTCTGCAAATCTTGCAGATATTGACATCAGACCGACACTCTTCTCGAACGTCACAGTCACTGGAGGAAACTCGTTGATTCTTGGATTCACAGAACGGCTCAACTATGCTCTAGCCACAAAGTGTCCACCg acgaTCAAGCTCCGAGTATTCGCTGCTCCAACTCAAGCGGAACGGAAGTACGGCGCATGGATCGGAGGATCAATTCTCGGATCTTTG GGAACATTCCAACAAATGTGGGTGAGCAAGGCCGAGTACGACGAGAGTGGAAAATCGATTGTCGAGAAGAAGTGCCCgtaa
- the perm-3 gene encoding ER membrane protein complex subunit 4 (Confirmed by transcript evidence), protein MSLSAWKLDYTYSSKNCRTADSNFNPPGFYSTAATVQHSAEADRSADQHEHLARKRVWDTAMGPAKSLPMNMFMMYMAGGGVSIFPIMMVGMMVFRPLKALFAVNSTFKPLESPATGSMFIHKLIFCLGNLGAIGLAIYKVHTMGLLPNTPSDWLEFIPQPGRAQYSIIDEVFI, encoded by the exons ATGTCACTATCGGCTTGGAAACTTGACTACACTTACTCTTCGAAGAATTGTCGTACTGCGGACAGTAATTTTAACCCGCCAGGCTTCTACTCGACAGCTGCCACCGTTCAACATAGC gccgAAGCCGATCGATCCGCTGATCAACACGAGCATCTGGCACGAAAACGAGTATGGGACACTGCAATGGGACCAGCTAAATCTCTGCCGATGAACATGTTCATGATGTATATGGCCGGAGGCGGTGTGTCGATTTTCCCAATTATGATGGTCGGAATGATGGTGTTTAGGCCGCTGAAAGCATTATTCGCAGTCAATTCCACATTCAAACCGCTTGAG agcCCTGCAACTGGATCAATGTTTATTCACAAGCTCATCTTCTGCCTTGGAAACCTCGGAGCAATCGGTCTTGCCATCTATAAAGTACATACAATGGGTCTTCTACCGAATACTCCATCAGATTGGCTCGAATTCATTCCTCAACCGGGTCGTGCTCAGTATTCAATAATCGACGAAGTATTCATCTGA
- the ZK616.2 gene encoding CHCH domain-containing protein (Confirmed by transcript evidence), with translation MSKDEILKLGREEFFKSVKMEYRPYFEPYETPESVYPDGSINIDCTCLHSALAHRCGYLIRDALVCFNASKTTPRGLDCEKEFVAHAICTEEANNKS, from the exons atgtccaaaGACGAGATTTTAAAGTTGGGCCGCGAAGAGTTTTTCAAATCGGTAAAAATGGAATACCGACCATATTTTGAGCCATATGAGACACCTG AATCCGTGTATCCCGACGGCAGCATCAACATCGACTGCACCTGCCTCCATTCTGCTCTTGCTCATCGATGTGGATATTTGATAAGAGATGCTTTAGT atgcttCAACGCTTCGAAAACCACACCACGCGGCTTGGACTGTGAGAAGGAATTTGTGGCTCACGCAATTTGTACAGAAGAGGCGAATAACAAATCCTAA
- the ZK616.3 gene encoding CHCH domain-containing protein (Confirmed by transcript evidence) yields MPIFSLIRKMQCHVKDEVLYIGKKEFEEPIKSEWVLEMQNTEKYKTIGPTFPDGTINWQCPCMAGGSLVAHRCGNFFRELYICMKSDDTRDPSEKCPNQFVNWAACMQNMSDERREQMRKAMTVDTEELKINPK; encoded by the exons ATGCCCATCTTTTCGTTAATACGAAAAATGCAATGCCACGTCAAAGATGAGGTACTGtacattggaaaaaaagaattcgAAGAGCCAATAAAATCGGAATGGGTTCTAGAAATGCAGAAtacagaaaaatacaaaacaattG GACCAACGTTTCCAGATGGAACAATTAATTGGCAGTGTCCATGTATGGCAGGTGGATCTCTGGTAGCACATAG GTGCGGCAACTTCTTCCGAGAGCTGTACATTTGTATGAAAAGCGACGACACGAGAGATCCATCGGAAAAATGTCCAAATCAATTTGTAAATTGGGCCGCCTGTATGCAGAATATGAGTG atgaacgACGAGAACAAATGCGGAAGGCGATGACTGTGGATAcggaagaattgaaaattaatccgaaataa